From Deinococcus aquiradiocola:
GGAGGTAGCTGGAGAAGTCGGTGTTCGGGAAGGGGGTGGCTTCGCTGGGCGCGACGAGCTTCCCGCCGTTCTCCTGCACGGCGGCCGTCATCTGGCGGTTGAGGTCCTGCCCGAAGACGTAGTTGGGGTAGATGATGTACCAGGTCTTGCCGCCGCGTCTGGTGACGGCGGTGCCGGTGCCGTTGGCGAGCATGTAGTTGTCGTAGGCGTAGTGGAAGGTGTACCTGTTGCACTTCTCGTTGGTGAGAGTGCTGGTGCCGGGGCCGACCGCGATGACGGGAATCTTGCGCTGGCGGGCCACTTCGGACGCGGCGAGCGCGGCGGCGCTGCTGACGAGGTCGGTGATGAAGTCCACGCCCTGCCGTTCGATCATCTCGGTGGCCTTGTTGCTGGCGATGTCGGCCTTGTTCTGGTGGTCGGCGGCCGTGACGGTGATCTTGCCCCGGTAGGCGGGGTTGGCGACGATGAAGTCCTCGACGGCCATGTTCACGGCCTTGACGGCGCCCTGCCCGGCGACTTCGGAGTACACGCCGGACAGGTCGGTGATGACGCCGATGCGGATCTGGCCGTCGCTGAGCGCGGCGAGGGGGGCGTTCTGCGCGAGGCTCAGGCTGGGCATCAGCAGGGCGGCGGTGACGAGGCCGGTGGTCAGGCGGGCGCGGGTACGGGTGCTGTTCATGGGATCTCCTGTGTGCGGTGAGATGGGGGGGCGGGGTGTGCCTACACGCTGAGGTGGTGCAGCAGGTCCCGTCGTCGTTCGCGGACTTGCTCGCGCGGGACTTCGTCCACGATGCGGCCGTCCACCATCACGTAGTGCCGGTCGGCGAGGCGCGCCGCGAAGCTGAGGTTCTGCTCGACGAGCACGATGGCGAGGCCCTGCGCCTTGAGGTCGTCGAGCATCCGGCCGATGGCCTGCACGATCACGGGCGCGAGGCCCTCGGACGGCTCGTCGAGCAGCAGCAGGCGGGGCGCGCCGCGCAGGACGCGCAGCATGGCGAGCATCTGCTGTTCCCCGCCGGAGAGTTTGGTGCCGGGGTGGTGCGCGCGTTCCCGCAGGACCGGGAAGGCGTCGTACGCGCGGTTCAGGTCCCAGCCGCCCGGTCGCAGGGGCGGCAGTTCGAGGTTCTCGCGGACCGACAGGTTCCCGAGGATGGCGCGTTCTTCCGGCACCCACGCCACGCCGCGCCGGGCGACGGCGTTGCTGTTCAGGCGCGTGATGTCCTGGCCGTCCAGGGTGACGCTGCCGCCGTTGTGACCGCGCGGGGGCGGAAGGACGCCCATGATGCGTTTGAGGGTGGTGGTCTTGCCCGCGCCGTTGCGGCCGATGAGGGACACGACCTCGCCCTGCTGCACGTCGAGGTTCACGCCGTGCAGGACGTGCGACTGGCCGTAGAAGGCCTGCAGGTCGCGGACGGTCAGGAGCGGCGTCATGCGCGGCTTCCGTGGCCGGGGGCGATGTCGGCCTCGCTGCCGTCCTCGGCGAAGATGTCTTCCTCGTGTCCGAGGTACGCGGCGATCACGGCGGGGTCCTGCCGCACCTGTTCGTAGGGGCCGCTCGCGATGACCTGGCCGTACTGCAGGACGGTGATGCGGTCGGCGAGCTGCGCGACGACGCTCATGTTGTGTTCCACCATGACGACCGTGCGTCCGGCCGCGACGCGCCGCACGAGCGCGATGACGCGCTCGATGCCTTCGGAGCCCATGCCGGAGGTGGGTTCGTCGAGCAGCAGCACGCGCGGCTCCTGCGTGAGGGACAGGCCGATCTCCAGGCCGCGTTTCTCGCCGTGCGACAGGTCCGCCGCGAGGCGGTGCTGCACGTCCTGCAGGCCCACCTGTGCCACGATCTCGTCGATGCGGGGGTCGAAGCGCTGCAGGGCGCGGTCGCTGATCCAGAAGCGGTGCGGGAGGGCGGTGGGGGCCTGCAGGGCCACGGCGAGGTTGTCGCGGACGGTCATGCTGCCGAACACGCTGGAGATCTGGAAGGAGCGGGACAGGCCGCGCCGCACGAGGTGCTGCGGGGAGAGCGTGTCGACGCGTTCGCCGAACAGGCGGACCTCGCCGGAGGTGGGTTTCAGGAAGCCGGACAGCAGGTTGAAGAGGGTGGTCTTGCCCGCGCCGTTCGGTCCGATGACGGCGTGGATCTCACCTTCGCGGATGTCGAGGGTGACGTCGTTGGTGGCGCGGAAGCCGCGGAATTCCTTGCAGAGGTGAACGGCCTGGAGTGCCGGGGTCAAGGGGTGCTCCGGGAGGTGTGGCGGGAACGGGCAGGTCTGAAGGCAGGACTGGCGGTCATGAATCCTCCTGTTCGGGCGCTCTGGGTTGTGATGTGACTCACGTGTATCACAGATGGGGGCCGGATGTGAAGGTCCGGCTCCTCCGCACCGGGCGGCCAGGAATGGGTCCGGGTGGCCCCGCGTGCGTCCTGACGGGCGTTTGTTCGCCTGCACGGCGGGCTGTCTCCGTCCGCGTGACAAACGTCCCGCCGGGGCGCGTCCAGGCACACCCTCCGGGCCGCCGCGCAGGCCCTACAATGCCTGCACCATGCTCGATTACTTCCAGGCCCGCAGTCTCCTCGGCGGAGACGAACAACTCGTGATGGACAGTGTTCGCAGCTACGTGGACGCGCAGCTCATGCCGCACATCGCCCGGTGGTGGGACGACGCCGACCTCCCGGTCCGCGACGTGATGAAGGGCCTGGGCGCGCAGGGCCTGCTCGGCCCGACCATTCCCGAGGAGTACGGCGGGTCGGGCGCCAGCTACAGCAGCTACGGCGCCATGATGTACGAACTGGAACGCTGCGACAGCGGCCTGCGCAGCGCCGCGAGCGTGCAGGGCAGCCTCGTCATGCACCCCATCTACACGTACGGCAGCGAGGAGCAGAAACGCGAGTACCTGCCGGGCCTCGCGAGCGGCGAACTCGTCGGCTGCTTCGGCCTGACCGAACCGGACGGCGGCAGCGACCCCGGTGCCATGCGGACCCGCGCCCGCCGCGACGGTGACGACTACGTCCTGAACGGCAACAAGATGTGGATCACGAACAGCCCCGAGGCGGACCTGGCGGTCGTGTGGGCCAAACTGCAGGGCGAGGACGGCAGGGACGCCGTGCGCGGCTTCATCGTGACGCGCGGCACGAGGGGCTTCAGCACCCCCAAGATCGGGCGCAAGATGAGCCTGCGCGCCAGCGTGACGGGCGAGATCGTGCTGGAGGACTGCCGCGTTCCGGCGAGCAGCATGCTGCCGGGCGTGGCGGGCCTCAAGGGGCCGCTCGGCTGCCTCACCAGCGCCCGCTACGGGATCGCGTGGGGCGCGATGGGCGCGCTGGAAGCTGTGTACGCGGCGACGCTGGAGTACACCACGGGCCGCAGCACCTTCGGCAAGCCCATCGCGGCGCGGCAGCTGGTGCAGGACAAACTGGTGCGGATGCTGACGGACCACACGACGGGCCTGCTGCTGGCCGTGCAGCTCGGACAGCTGAAGGATTCGGGCCGCATGACCTTCGGGCAGGTGAGCCTCGCCAAGCGCAACAACGTGCGCGTGGCGCTGCAGGGCGCGCGGCTCGCGCGGGAACTGCACGGCGGGAACGGCATCACCACCGAGTACCCCGTCATCCGGCACATGCTGAACCTGGAGACGGTGGACACCTACGAGGGCACGCACGACATCCACACGCTGATCGTCGGGCGCGACATCACGGGCCTCGGCGCGCTCGAATGACGGGAGCGCGGGCATAACCGGCAAGTCCGGCAGCAGGGACATCACCGGCCAGTCCGGCGGCGGGGACATAAGCGGCAAGTCCGGCAGCGCGCCGTCCGCCACGGTTTCGGCGGGGCCGGACGCGGTGCGCGGGCAGTGGCGCATGGCGTGGGTGGGGATGCTCGTCACGCTGGTGTCGGTGGCGTGCGCGCGGCTGGCGTTCGGGCTGGTGCTGCCGCAGATGCGTGCGGGCCTGCACCTGTCGTACGCGCAGGCGGGCACGCTCGGCACGCTGACGGCCCTGGGCTACCTGCTGATGCTCATTCCGGCCGGGCAGCTCGCGCGGCGCTGGAGTGCGCGCGGCAGCGTCCTGATCGGCCTGACCCTCAACACCCTGGGGTTCGTGGGGCTGTGGGGGGTGCAGTCGCTCGGGCCGCTGCGGCTGCTGATGGTGCTGCTGGGCTTGGGGACGGCGCTGGTGTTCACGCCGCTGGTGTCGCTGCTGACCGCGTGGTTCCCGGCGCGGCGCGGGACCGTGATCGGGCTCGCGTCCAGCGGCGTCGGGGTGGGACTGCTGCTGACGGGCGTACTGCTGCCGCGCCTGACGCACGCGTACGGGCCGGGCAGCTGGCGACTGATGTGGGCGGCCTTCGCGCTGCTGGGCGTGCTGGTGCTGGCGCTCGCGGCGGCCGTGCTGCGCGAGGCGCCCCGCGCGGGCGGACGGCCGGAACGCGTGCCGGGCGCGAGCCTGCGCGTGTACCGTTCGGCGGGCGTGCTGCGGGTGGGCGGCGCGTACGGGCTGGGCGGGCTGGCGTACAGCGTGCAGACGCTGTTCATGCTGAGCTTCACGCTGCAGTCCGGCGTCTCCCCTGCCGTGGCGGGCACGCTGGTCGCCGTGCACGGCCTGCTGAGCGTGTTCGCGGGCGTCGGGTGGGGGTGGCTGTCGGACCGGCTCGGGCGCGGCCCGGCCATGATGCTGGCGGGCACGCTCACGCTGGTCGCCATGACGGCGCCGCTCGCGTGGCCTCACCCGGCGGCGTTCGCGCTGCACTGGGTGCTGCTGGGCCTGACGATCTCCGGGTACTTCACGCTGCTGCAGGCGGCCGGGACGGAGGAGGTGCCGCACGCGGACGCGCCGCTCGCGCTGAGCGCCATCACGGTGTTCTTCGCGGTGGGTCAGTTCGTGGGGCCGAGCGTGGCGGGCCTGCTCGTGGAGCACGGCGGGTTCCGGGCGGCGTTCGCGCTGAGTGCGGCGGCCGTGCTGGTGTCGCTCGCGCTGACGGTGTGGCGGTACCGGGCGGGCCGCCGTGACCGGCAGGCCGTGCCGGACGGTGCCTGAACAGGCGGGACAGCGGCAGGACGGGCCTGCCCGCCGGTGGGCGACCGGTCAGGCTTCGCTGAGTTCGCCGTTGCCGCGTGTGGCGTCGCGCAGCGCGGCCCGGAAGGTGCCGGTGTCCTCGGGGTACAGGTGCAGGGTGAGGGTGAGGCCGGTGGCGGTGTACGTCTCCTCGCCGCGTTCGGTGTCGTGCTGGGTGAGCAGGTGGTACAGGGTGCTGACGTCCGCGAAGGGCACGCTGGCCGTGACGGTCACGCGGGGCCGCACGAGGTGTCGCCGGGCGGTGCGGACGCATTCGGCGGCGAGGTTGCCGTACGCGCGGGCGAGGCCGCCCGTGCCGAGTTTGATGCCGCCGTAGTAGCGGACGACGGCGACCGTGACGTGGTCCACGCCCTGGCCCTGCAGGGCGCGCAGGATGGGTTGTCCGGCGGTGCCGCCGGGTTCGCCGTCGTCGCTGAAGCGGTACGCGGTCCCGATGACGTAGGCCCAGCAGACGTGCGTGGCGTCCGGACGTTCGGCGCGGAGCGAACGCACCCAGTCCAGCGCCTCTTCGGGGGTGTCGGTGCGGGCGGCGAGGGCGATGAATTCGCTGCCCTGGGTCACGGTGTCGGCGCGCCAGGGGGCGCCGGGCGTGGCCTCGAGCGTCGTGAAGGGGTCCGGCGTCATGACGGGCAGCGTAGCAGGAGGCCCGCGCGCCGGACGAACGGGGCGGGACGGCACGGCGGAGTGTCGCCTGCCGCGCGATCGAACATACCGTCCGGACGGTATGTTAGGGCATGGCTTCCAGTTCCGTCCACGTCCGCAACACCGACCTCACCCGGCAGCAGCTGCTCACGGCCGCCGCCGACCTGCTCCTGGCGGGCGGCGTGAACCGCCTCACGCTGGACGCCGTCGCCGCCCGCGCAGGTGTCAGCAAGGGCGGCCTGCTGCACCACTACGCCAGCAAGGACGCGCTGCTCCTCGGGCTCGCCGACCGGCTCGTGCAGCGCTTCCGGGACGACCTGCAGGTGTGGCTGGACCGCGAGACGCCCGGCACGCCCGGCCGCTGGGCACGCGCGTACGTTCACGCGACCTTCGCGCCCGGTCAGGACGCGCACGACGAGGCGGTGTTCCTGGCGCTCGCCGGGGCTGTCGCCGCGCAGCCCACCCTGAACGCGCACCTGCGGACCCTGATGACCTTCGTGGACGAGGACAGCCTGCAGGACGGCCTGCCGCCCGCCCGCGCCACCGCCCTGCGCCTCGCGTGCGACGGCCTGTGGCTCAGCGACCTCGCGGGCCTCCCGCCCATCCGGGACGCGCACCGCGCCGACCTGTACGCCCAGCTGCTCGCGTGGACGCAGCCGTGAACGGTGCTCCCCCCCACGGGCGGCAGCCGTGACCGCGCCCCTCCCGCACGAGCGGTGGAAGCCGCGCTTCTACACGGTGTTCGGCGGTCAGGCCCTGTCCCTGATCGGGTCGGCCCTCACGCAGTTCGTGCTGATCTGGTGGATCACGCAGCAGACCGGGTCGGCCAGCGCACTCAGCGTGGCGGGCATCATGGCGCTGCTCCCGCAGGCCCTGCTGGGACCGCTGGGCGGCACGCTCGCCGACCGCTACAGCCGCCGCGTCATCATGATCCTGACGGACGCCGTGAGCGCCGCGTGCATGCTGGTCCTCATCGCGCTGTTCGCGACGGGCCGTGTGCAGCTGTGGCACATCTACACCATGATGTTCGTGCGCTCCAGCATGCAGGCCTTCCAGAGTCCGGCCGCGCAGGCGAGCACCGCCATGCTCGTGCCCGGCAGCTGGCTGCCGCGCGCCGCCGGGCTCAACCAGTCGCTGCAGGGCATCATGACGGTCGCCGCCGCGCCGCTCGGGGCACTCGCCCTGAGTGTCCTGCCGCTGCAGGGCGCCCTCCTGATCGACGTGTTCACCGCGCTGCTCGGCATCGTGCCGCTGTTCTTCTGGCGCATTCCGCAGGGCCGCCTGGAGGTGCAGCAGAGCGTGTGGCAGGACTTCCGGGAGGGCCTGAGCCTCGTGACGGGCTCGCCCGCCCTGACGCGGCTGTACCTGCTGATCGCGGCCGTGGTGCTGGTGATCATGCCGACCTTCACGCTCACGCCGCTGCTCGTGAAGCAGCACTTCGGGCTGGGCGTGAACAGCGTCGCGCTGATGGAGGGCCTGTCGGGCGTCGGGATGATCGCGGGTGGCCTGCTGGCCGCCGTGATCCGGTGGCGCAGCCGCATCGCGGCGGTCCTGATCGCGTTCGCGGTGTCGTGCGGGACGGTCGCGCTGACGGCCCTGGCCCCGCCGCACCTGTTCTGGCTGGCGGTGGTGTGGTGGGTGGTGAGCGGCGTGACGTTCAGTCTCGGCAGCGCCCCGCAGACGGCCCTGCTGCAGAGCATCGTCCCGAACCACCTACAGGGCCGGGCCCTGTCGCTGCTCGGCACGCTGACGGGCCTGGCGGGGCCGGTGGGGCTGGCGCTCGCCGCGCCGCTCGGGGAGCGGATCGGGACGCAGGGCATCTTCGCGTGGGGCGGGTTCCTCGCGGCGGCCGTGTGCCTGCTGGGCTTCGCGTCGCCCGCCCTGATGCGCATCGAGACGCCGGGCGCCGTGCCGGAAGGGACGGGCCGCCGCGACCGCGTGCACTGACGCCCGCCGGACTCACACGGAATGGCACAACACGCTCCGAGTTCAGCCGAGCGGAGCGAGTGGCAACAGGGACGGTGCGGCGCAGGTGGAAGGGATGTCGGTGCTGTTCCCGGCATCCCTGGAATCGGATCAAAACCGTATCAGGCGGGCAGAAGGCCGCGTTCCACGAGGTGCCGCCGCGCGTGGAAGAGGGTGAGGGCGCCCGGCCCCTGCAGGATCTCGCCCGCGAGGAGCCTGCGGTACACCTCAGGGAGAGGCAGCACCAGCCGTTCGATCAGTTCGTCCGGTTCGGGGTGAGCGTCGCCGAGCGTCACGCCGAGGGCCAGCAGCGGGTAGAAGGCGACACCGCTCACGCTGGGCTGCGGGTAGAAGGCAGGCAGCGCGATCCATTCGCGGGCCGTGCCGCCCACCTCCTCCTGCAGTTCGCGGGCGGCACTGTCCAGCACGTCCTCGCCGGGCTCCATGCCGCCCGCGACCACCTCGGTGATCCAGGCGCGCAGCGGGTAGCGGTACTGGCGGATGAGGACGGCCTCTCCGGCCGGGGTGATGGGCAGCACGAACACGGCGCGCGGGCCGCGCGGCCGGTACAGGTACGTGAGGCGCGTGCCGCTGCCGGTGAGGACATGATCGCGGTGCAGGACGTGCGGGGGGCCGGACACGGTCTCGCTGCCGAGCGTTTCCCAGGGCTGCTGTTCGTCGGGGACGAGGGTGGGCCAGTTGGGGTGGGCGGGGCGGTCGGTGGGGTCGGGCACGGTTCAGGCTACCGCGCCGCAGGACCGATACGGTTCTGAGCTGAACTCGTGGAGTTCGGCCGAGCGAAGCGAGCACCAACAAACGGTGTTGATCCGATTCCGGGGACGCCGGGATAAGCGCTGACATCCCTTCTTGGGCAGAACAGCGCCCATGACTGGGACAGCTCCGCAGGAGAGGACGCCTGCCCGCTTCTTGGGCAGAACGGACGTCCTGCAGGACGCCTGCCCGCTTCCACCTCCTCAAAACCGTATGAGAAGCCGTTCTCATCTCATGAGGACGCAGGTCACATTCTCACCGCGCGGCCACGTACAGTACGGTCAATTCATGGCCAGCCTCCCTGCTTCCCGCGACGCCAGCTCCGGCCTCCGCTCCTGCACCCTCGCGCTGCTCACGGCCCTGACGTTCGGCAGCGGGGCGCACGCCGCCGCCCCCGACCCCTTCCTGCGTTCCGGCCCGGTCGCGCAGCCCCCCACCCTCAGCGGCCCGGCCACACCCGGCAGCGCGGCCCCCGCCCCGGCCCCCGTCACCACCGCCGCGCCCGTGCTGGCCGGGCCGCCCGTGCAGGCGTTCGGTGTGCCGCGCTTCAGCAGCACCGGCGGCAACACCCGCGTCGTGTTCGACCTGCCCGCCGGCCTGCGGTACTCGCTGACGCCCACCTTCAGCGGCCTGCGCCTCGACGTGAACGCCCAGCCGGGCGTGCGCGTGCAGGCGCAGCACGTCCCCGCGCCCGGCGCGGCCGTCAGCGACTACAGCCTCACGCTCGGCAGCGACGGCAGCTCGCAGCTGCTGCTGCAGACGCCGTTCCCGCTCGGCAGCACGCAGGGCTGGACGGCCAGCGAGACGACCATCGCGACCGGCGGCCGCGTCCTCATCCTGAACTTCGGTGCGGCCCTGGGCGGCGGCGCGGAACCCAGCGTGCGCGGCACGGTCCTCGCCGTCGCGCCGCCCGCCATGCCCGGCAGTCCCTCCGCCACCGCGGGCGCGCCCGTCCCCACCGCCGACCAGCTCCCGCCCGGCGACACCGCCAGCGCCCTCGGCTCGAACGCCCTGCCCACCCCCACGCCCGCCCTGCCCGGCAGCAGCGACAGCAGCCGCCTCACGAGCGGCACCGTGCCCGGCACGCCCGCCGGACCCGCCACGCTCGGCGCGCCCCGCATCGGCAAGAACCCTGGCCTGACGCGCGTGGTGCTGGAACTGCCGCCCGCCGCGACCTTCCGCGTCACGCCGCTCCCGCTCGGCCTGCGCATCGACCTGAGCGGCGTGAGCGCCGGACAGCTCACGAGCGCGCCGAACCTCACGCCGGAAGTGCGCGGCTGGAGCGTCGCCCCGAACCTTACGGGCGCGTCCCTGACGCTGCTCACGTCCTCCCCCATCACGCTGCGCAGCGGGTGGCGTGACGTGCTCCTCCCGCCCGCCGACGGCAGCCAGCTCGCCCGCCTCGCCATCGACGTGTCGCCCGCCCTGGCCGACACCAGCCCCCTCGGGCCGCTCGCGCTCGCCCCGCTGCGCAGCGCTCGCCCCGCCATGCTGGCCTTCAGCGGCACGCCGAACCGTCCGCGCGTCGTGCTGGACCCCGGTCACGGCGGCAGCGACCCCGGCGCGATCGGGCAGATCGTGGAAAAGGAAGTGACGCTCGACGTGGCCCGCCGCGTACGCGCCGACCTCGCGCAGGCGGGCATCGACGTGATCATGACGCGCGACAGCGACACCGCCCTCGCCGCCGACAAGACCACCGACCTCGGCATGCGCGCCGCCCTGGGCACGACCACCGGCGCGCAGATGTTCGTGAGCATCCACGTGAACAGCACCGAGGCCGCGTCCGCCCTCAGGGGCTACGGCATCGAGACGTGGTGGAACAACAACCACCCGAACTCGCAGGCGCTCGCGCAGAGCATCCAGCAGGACGCGGTCGCCAGCACCGCCGCGTACTCGCGCGGCCTGAAGAACGTCCACACGCTCGCCGTGCTGCGCCTGTCGCGCATCCCGGCCGCCCTCGTGGAGATCGGGTACACCAGTCACCCCATTGACGGGCAGAACCTCAAGGACAGCAACTACCTCGACCGGGTGGCGTTCGGCGTCGCGTCCGGCATCCGCGACGCGCTGCAGGCCGGGATCGGCACCACCTGGCGCTGACCGACCCGGCAGGCACGCGCGTTCAGCCCAGCCCGAGCCAGCGCAGCAGCCAGTACGTGCCGAACCCGCCCAGGATGCCCAGCGCGAGCTGACGGGAGCGCCACATCAGCAGGCCCGCCACCAGCGCCGCCACGGCGCGCCTGGGGGCGTCCGCGGCGTTCGCCACGTCCGGCACGACCAGCGCCGCGAACACGCTCACCGGCACGAACCGCAGGAACGCCAGCCAGAACGGCGGGAGGCGCACGCCGCCCAGACTGAGGCCCAGGTACCGGGACGCGAAGGTCACGGCCCACATGCCCAGCATGGTGAGCAGCACGTTCACGGTTCCCGCCCGCCCGCGTCCCCCGCGCCCCTGGAGGTGAGGGCCGCGCCGAGCAGCGCGCCGCCCACCCCGGCGATCAGGACCGTCAGGCCGCCCGGCAGGACGCGCGACACCGCCCACGCGAGCAGGCCCGACCCGGCCGCCACGATCAGCGTGACGCGCGACGTGAGGAGCGGCACGAGCAGGCCCAGGAACGCCAGCGGGAAGATCACGTCCGCGCCCACCGCCGCCGGGTCCGGAATGAACGCCCCCACCAGGGCGCCCAGCAGCGTGAAGGCGTTCCACACGACGTACAGGCTGAGTTCCGCGCCCAGCAGGAACGGCAGGCTGAGCGTGCCCTGCGGCGCGGCGATCACCACGCCGTACGCCTCGTCCGTCAGGAACTGCGCGGCCAGCCCGCGCCGCCACCCGTGCAGCGGGAGGCTCTGCGCGAGGCTGAGGCCGTACAGGACGTGCCGGACGTTCAGCAGGAACGTGGTGCCCACCACTGCGAGCGCGCTCGCCCCCTGTCCGAACAGGCCTGCCGCCGCGAACTGCGACGCGCCCGCGAACACCGTGAGGCTCATGAGCTGCGTGTCCAGCACGCTCAGGTGGGCGGCGCGCGCCGTGACCGCGTACGCCACCGCGAACGGCGCGACGCCCAGCCACAGCGGCAGCATCGCCGTGAAGCCCGACAGGAACGGCGAGCGGGCCACACGCATCAGATGACCCGCCGTTCCGGCAGCCGCTCCCCGCGCGACAGGCGGCGCTCCATCAGGCGCACGAGGCGCGTCAGGGTGAAGGTCAGCAGGAAGTACACGACGGCCAGCACCGCGTACACCTCGAACTGCCGGTACGTGGCGTTCGTGATGTACTTGCCCTGCGCGAACAGTTCCTGCAGCGTCACCGCGCTCGCCAGACTGCTGCCCAGGATCAGCGACACGAACTCGTTCCCGAGCGCCGGGAGCGCCACCCGCCACGCCTGCGGCAGCACCACGAACCTCAGGGACTGCACGCGCGACAGGCCCAGGCTGCGCGCCGCTTCCAGCTGCCCGTCCGGCACGCTCCGCAGGCCGCCGCGCACGATCTCGGACGTGTACGCCGCCGAGTACAGCCCCAGCGCCAGCACCGCCGCCGGGAAGCCCTGCAGCGTCACGCCCAGCGCGGGCAGCCCGTAATACACCACGCTCAGCAGCACGATGAGCGGCACGCCGCGCACCACCTCCACGTACGCGTTGCCCAGCGTGCAGAGCAGCGGCACCCGGAAGGTCCGCACGACGCCCAGCAGCGTCCCCAGCAGCACCGACACCAGCAGCGCCGACACGCTCACGCCGAGCGTCAGCTGTAGCCCCGCCCACAGCAGCGCCGGGTAGTCCCCCGACAGGATGGCCCGGAAGCCGATGAGCAGGTCATTCACCGGGACAGGATAGCGGCCCGGCACGCCACGCACCCAGGGACACCGCGCCCCGCAACCGTGCCCGACCAGACCATGCCCTGACACGCGCCCCTTACACTGGAGTGAGGCCCGCGCGGACAGTCCCCCCTGGACTGAGCCCCCCATACCGGACCTCAAGGTAGACGTGAATTCATGCCAGTCCTGGCACCCCAGCACCCGACCGTGCCCGACCTCGCCCGCAGCGGCGACCCCGTGGCCCGCGCACGCGACACCCGCGAAGGGACCGTGCCGCACACCGTGATCGACTCGCTCTACGTCCGCAGCTGGACGTAGGCCCCACGCACGCCGGACCCACACCGCCCACGCCCCGGACCCGCCCCGACCGGCGACCGGCCCGGCGGCCAAGCAGTGCAGGCCAGCGTGACGGCGTCCGCGTACCCGCGAACCGTCACCCGTGCCCCCGGCCGCACGCGCGCCACCATTCGAGATCAAGCACACTTCAGGTCCCCGACCTGACAAGGAAGGTGTTCTATGCGGGCCTGGCTC
This genomic window contains:
- a CDS encoding N-acetylmuramoyl-L-alanine amidase family protein codes for the protein MASLPASRDASSGLRSCTLALLTALTFGSGAHAAAPDPFLRSGPVAQPPTLSGPATPGSAAPAPAPVTTAAPVLAGPPVQAFGVPRFSSTGGNTRVVFDLPAGLRYSLTPTFSGLRLDVNAQPGVRVQAQHVPAPGAAVSDYSLTLGSDGSSQLLLQTPFPLGSTQGWTASETTIATGGRVLILNFGAALGGGAEPSVRGTVLAVAPPAMPGSPSATAGAPVPTADQLPPGDTASALGSNALPTPTPALPGSSDSSRLTSGTVPGTPAGPATLGAPRIGKNPGLTRVVLELPPAATFRVTPLPLGLRIDLSGVSAGQLTSAPNLTPEVRGWSVAPNLTGASLTLLTSSPITLRSGWRDVLLPPADGSQLARLAIDVSPALADTSPLGPLALAPLRSARPAMLAFSGTPNRPRVVLDPGHGGSDPGAIGQIVEKEVTLDVARRVRADLAQAGIDVIMTRDSDTALAADKTTDLGMRAALGTTTGAQMFVSIHVNSTEAASALRGYGIETWWNNNHPNSQALAQSIQQDAVASTAAYSRGLKNVHTLAVLRLSRIPAALVEIGYTSHPIDGQNLKDSNYLDRVAFGVASGIRDALQAGIGTTWR
- a CDS encoding AzlD domain-containing protein; translation: MNVLLTMLGMWAVTFASRYLGLSLGGVRLPPFWLAFLRFVPVSVFAALVVPDVANAADAPRRAVAALVAGLLMWRSRQLALGILGGFGTYWLLRWLGLG
- a CDS encoding AzlC family ABC transporter permease, coding for MRVARSPFLSGFTAMLPLWLGVAPFAVAYAVTARAAHLSVLDTQLMSLTVFAGASQFAAAGLFGQGASALAVVGTTFLLNVRHVLYGLSLAQSLPLHGWRRGLAAQFLTDEAYGVVIAAPQGTLSLPFLLGAELSLYVVWNAFTLLGALVGAFIPDPAAVGADVIFPLAFLGLLVPLLTSRVTLIVAAGSGLLAWAVSRVLPGGLTVLIAGVGGALLGAALTSRGAGDAGGREP
- a CDS encoding amino acid ABC transporter permease — encoded protein: MNDLLIGFRAILSGDYPALLWAGLQLTLGVSVSALLVSVLLGTLLGVVRTFRVPLLCTLGNAYVEVVRGVPLIVLLSVVYYGLPALGVTLQGFPAAVLALGLYSAAYTSEIVRGGLRSVPDGQLEAARSLGLSRVQSLRFVVLPQAWRVALPALGNEFVSLILGSSLASAVTLQELFAQGKYITNATYRQFEVYAVLAVVYFLLTFTLTRLVRLMERRLSRGERLPERRVI